The genomic segment TGTGCGCCGACGACCAAGAGGCGCTGTACTCCTTTCATTCGTCCCTCCCCGTCGCGAGTCGCACCGTATTCCGCACTGCCATCGTCCGGATGTCGTCCTCGCTGAAGCCCGCCTGGAGGAGACGATCGGCGAAGAGTGCGAGACCATCTTCGACCGGTGGGTTATCCGGTTGGCCGAGATCGGTACTGAGTACGACACGGTCCGGTCCGACCGCACGGATGTGCGCGAATGCTGTCTCCCAGGCGACCTTGCCGCTGTACAGCGGCGTGAAACAGTGCTCCATGTAGGCGCCCAACTCGGCCAGCGCGAGCTGATCCTCGACTGAAAGCGCTTGCGAGGGGAAATCGGGGTGCGTCACGACGATGTGGCGGACACCTTCCTCCCGTGCCGCCTTCACGACCGCGACGATTTCGTCCCGGCCGAGATGACCCGTCGCGAGCACGAGGCCGTGCCGGGCGATGATGCGGAGAACGGCACGAAGTTCGGGCACCACCTGTCCGTCTGGTCCGAGAACCTCGACCGGTGGTACAGCAAAACCTGCCTCGCGCATTTCGCGTTGCAGACGTGCCCAATACGGGAGTTTCGTACCGGGTGCCGCGTGCTCCAAATGCCGCCGCTCGTTCGCAGCGTCGACAGTCGGTAACCAGACGATCCTCGCTCCTTCGCGCGCGGCGATTTCGACCGCGAGCGGGTTCAACCCGCCGACAGCCCGGTTGAGCGTGATCGACCCGAGGACCTGGACTCCGGGAACGGCTGCGCGAGCCACCGCAGCTCGCTCGGCGGTCGGTACGTAATGCGACTTGATGACATAGCCTGCCAAACCCACCTCGAGAAAGCGACGGGCGAGGTCGATATCGTCGATCCGCCGCGGCATGACATCGGGACCCGAGTGGACGTGGAGATCGTATGCTCCTCGGACGAGTTCGCGTGCCCGCTCCGATGGGGTCGGGTGCATGGTCATTCTTCACCCTTTCGCTTCAGACTGTTCGCTACGAGACACGACCCTCCGGCAGGGTAGTGGCACTGCTGGTCGACCGGAGTCTTTTCGTCCTGCATTGTAGCACACGGTATGCCAAGTTTTACTCCTGAAACAAGAAGCCTCGGGCCGGTACCGCGACCGGCCCGGGCTCGCTGTCGGACGCCGGTTACAGTTGTTTGGCCGCGTTCTCGACGAAGCTGAAGTCAACCAATTGTTCGACAGGTACGGTGCGCTGGATCTTCCCGCGCTGTTGCCACAGTTGCTGGGCCTCGGTGATCTTCGCGACGTCGAACATGCCGTTTTCGGAAACCCCCGGCCAGGTCATCTGCTCGTACAACGCATCGTCCTTGAGCGGTGTCCGGTTCTTGAGGATCTGTACAACCTCCGCACGGGTTTCGGGATCCTCCAGCGCCTTTAGGTAGTACCGAGCACCCTTGAGATACCCAACCAGGAACGCTTCGAGCAACGGGCGATCCTGTACCATCGGCGGTCCGGCCACGATAACGGAAATCGGAAAGTTGTCGCCGATGATGTCGATCAGCTCGTCGCCAGCGACGATTGGTACACCGGCGCCCAGCTGTTTCGTCGCAATTGTCGCATAGGGCTCTACCAACTCCGCAGCGTCGACAGCGCCGTTCTGAAGCGCCGCTGGCATATCGGGGAGTCGAATAAGCTGCATCTTGATGTCTTCCAGGGTCAGTCCGCCGGACTCGAGCACGAGCTTGAGTTCGAGCAGATCGATCCCCGCGTCACTCGGCATGGCGAGCGCGCGACCGCGCAAGTCCGCGACGGTTCGGACTCCCTGGTCGTACAGCTCCTTGCGGACCGCATAGGCGTGGTAGACGTTGCCGCGCTCGAGAGCTCCTTCGCCCGCGACGATCGTGACATCAACTCCTTGTAGCTTCGCGTTGACGAGCGCTGCGACGATGGCTCCGCTGAAGAGGTGCAAGTCACCCACAGCCAGGAGGGGGATCACTTCTCCTGGCGTGCCTTGCGTGGTGACCAATTCGACGTCGAGGCCGGCTTCGCGGAAGAATCCCTTCTCTACTGCGATGTAGTTGCCAGCCTCCTCCGTCGCGAGCGCGACGCGCATCTTGAGCTTCCGCGTCTGCACTACAGTGGGGGCCGCAGTCGGCGTTGCGGCAGCTCCAGTCGTTGGCGTAGGGGCGGCAGCTGTTGGACTTGCAGCCGGTGCTGCGGCGGTCGGCGTTGCCGGTGCCGGCGTTGGCGTCGGCTCGGCACCGCCGCAGGCGGTCAACAACGCACTGGCGGCCGCTCCAGTAGTGATGAGGAACAAACGACGACGAGTCATAGACGTGCGCACCGTATGCCCTCCTCACGTGATCTCGAACCATCTCCTCGCTTCTCGTGGTCCTGAACTCTCGGTGTTCTCGCTACAGAGACCGGTGATCCCGAGAGGAACATCTCCATTTGGTCACAACAACCGCGTGTGTTCTCTTGCTGGGTAATAAAGTGCTAAGTCACCATGCAAGAGCTATCGGAGTATACAATAGAAAACACGTACCTGTGTTAGGTGTTCGGATATTCTGAACACAAAAGCAGCCCATCTCTGCCTTCATACTAGTGATCCAATGAAGCTGTGTCAAGATGCTGTCATGCTACGGACCTGTAGCGAGGGCATGAAGCGGCCGTGCCACGACGCGCTCGCTGACGTCGGTACACCGTGACGTAGCTGCGCGGCCGGATGATGGAACGACCCCGCTGCCCCTCGGAGGACGGGGCAGCGGGGTCGTGGGACGATCAGGGAACATCAGCTCTTCTGTCGCGATCGGCGCACCTGCTCGCGGTAGCGGCGGGCAGGCTCGGCGTACGGCACGGGGCCGACGGTAACCCACACGTCGGTCTGCACGTGCCGCTCCACCGAGGGCTTGCGTGACCCACCGTTCGGCTCACCCCACACGATGCGGAGCCGCGTGCCTTCCTTGGCGTACTCCTGGTCGATCGTCGCGAGGGAAAGGATACGCTCCTCGTTGGAGCTGAAGCCGGTCCACATCGAAAACCCGACGACTTCGCCGGCATCGTTGAGGACCGCGTCGTACATCCAGGTGGCGTACTGGGCCAGCGGCAGGTCGAAGTACTTGTAGCGCTGCCCCTTGGGCTTGGTGACCAGGCTGGAGAGCACCCGCGCTGCCTCGTCCGGATCCCAGACCAGCGTCACCTTCTTGCGGTGCGGCTGGTCCTTCAGCCGCTCCAGCGCAGCCCGCCCAACGAAGTCGTGGTCGAACTTGATGAGGCGCCCATACCCCAGATCCCACGGCGTGAGGTAGTAGTCCTCGATGTTGGGGCTGACGAAGCTTCCACCCAGTGAGCCGACCGCCTCGTAGGCGTTGGCTGGCAGCCACTCGCGGTACCGCTGCAGCTCCGGGCTGGTGTAGATCGCCGGCAGCGGGTTCGGAATCCAGCCCGACTCGAGCCCGTTCGTCGCGTATGCCCGAGAACCGACCTGACGCAGGCCGAACTCCTTACCGGCCTCGAGGATGGCGGCCTTGACGGCGGGGCCGTCGGCGAAGTCACCGAAGAACTCGGCGCCGGAGACACCGCTCATGCCGTGGTGGAGGAGTCCGACGGTTTTACCCGCGATCTGGACGCGGGTGAAGTGGAAGAAGGGGATCTCCGGGGGTGGGCCGCCGAGCAGCTTCTCCAGGACCTTGGGGGCGTTGGGCCCCTGGATCTGGAAGCGGAAGGTCTTGCGTGGCTTGTGGGGATCGGCGACCGACCACTCGTCGCGCTCGTCGGTGACGTTGGCCCCGCTCGTCTCGGCATGGAACTGTACCCAGTTGTGCGCGCTCGGCCGTCCCACAAGCTGGAAGGTACCGTCTTCAAGATAGAAGAGAATCACGTCGCCGATGATGTACCCCTCTGGCGAGACCGGGATGTACTGCTTGGCCTGGCCGGGCTCGAATCCCTCGAAGGAGTTGATGCCGAGCTGGCGCAGGAGGGCGAAGGCGTCGGGGCCGCGGAGGAAGAGGTCGGTCATGTGGTAGGAGAGGTCGAAGAGGCAGACGGTCTCGCGCCAGGCGTGCTGCTCGTCGCGCCAGTTGGTGAACTCGGGGGGCACGACCGGATAGACCCGTGCACCCGTCTGGTTGTTGTACAGGTACTCCTGAATGTTTGGTGCCTGATCGAACACCTCTTGGAGATTCCTGGCCATCCCTCATTCCTCCATTCAGGCAAACCACTGACCGCGTCGCAGCCTGTCACGACCCACTCATGAGACACCGAGGATGTTGCCGTGCTCGTCGATATCGATCTGCGCTGCCCGCGGCTTGCGTCCCAGCCCCGGCATCGTCTGGATGTCGTTGAGGAGCACGACGACATACCCCGCTCCTGCGAAGAGCCGAAGCTCTCGCACCTCGACGGTGAAACCTTCCGGGCGTCCGAGCAGATTAGGATCGGCACTGAGCGATATCGGTGTCTTCGCCATGCAGACTGGCAACTTGTCGTAGCCATGGCGGGCCAGTTCCTCGAGTTGCCGGCGCGCAGCTGCGCTGAAGTGCACCCCAGCTGCACCGTAGATCGTTCGGGCGATCGCTTCGACCTTCTGCTCGAGGGGCCAGTCGAGCTCATAGACCGGCTTGAATGCTGGTTCACTGGCAGCTGCTCGCAGCACGGCCTGGGCTAGATCGATCCCGCCTTCACCGCCACGGCTGTAGACCTCGACGACAGCCGCGTCGCTCGCGCCCGCATCGATCGCAGCCTTACCGACCAGCTCGAGTTCACGAGAAGTGTCGCTGGGGAACCGATTGATCGCGACGACTGCCGGGACACCGAAGGTCTTCAGGTTCTCGATGTGCTTGATGAGGTTGGGTAAACCAGCTTCGAGCGCCGCAAGATCTTCGCCTCCCTGCTCGACCTCGCGGACACTCTTGCCACCCTGTACCTTGAGCGCACGTACCGAGGCGACGAGCACCGCGGCATGCGGGGCGAGGCCGCTCGAGCGACACTTGAGGTGGAAGAACTTCTCTGCACCGAGATCAGTACCGAAACCGGCCTCGGTAATCACGACGTCGCCGAGTCGGGTGGCCAGCATGTCGGCGACGACCGACGAGGTTCCCGTTGCGATATTCCCGAAGGGGCCCGCGTGGACGAGGGCAGCGGTTCCCTCGCTCGTTTGCACGAGGTTCGGCTTGAGTGCGTCGACCAAGAGTGCTGCCATAGCTCCAGCTGCTCCTAAGTCATCCGCGGTTACCGGTTTCCCGTCCCAGGTGAAGCCGACGACGATCCGCCCGAGACGCTGGCGGAGATCGCGGTAGTCGCGAGCCAGCGCCAGGATGGCCATGACCTCCGAGGCTGGTGTGATATCGAACCGTGTCAAGCGGACGGTACGGGCCGACTCCCCCAGACCCAGGACGAGCTGGCGCAGCGCCCGGTCATTCAGATCGATCACGCGGGGCCACGTGACCGTACGGGGATCGAGTGTGGTCGTTCCCTGGTAGAGTGCGTTGTCGAGGACGGCAGCGAGAAGGTTGTGTGCGACCGTGACGGCATGGTTGTCGCCGGTGAAGTGGAGCGCGAGATCGGGGAAGGGGTGCAGCTGCGCCGCACCGCCACCGGCGCCCGCACCTTTAGTCCCGAAGACGGGTCCCATCGACGACTGCCGTACCGTGATGATCGAGCGGAGGCCGAGACGTCCGAATGCCTGGCCGAGCCCAACCGAGACGGTCGTCTTGCCCTCGCCGAAGGGGGTCGGCGTGATACCCGTAACCAGAACGTACCGAGCGCGGGGAGGCCCGAGACGCTCGATGGCCTCGAGACGGACCTTTGCTTTGTAGGGGCCGTAGAGTTCGAGTTCCTCGGGGTGCAGGCCGAGTTCACTCGCGATGTCACTGACCGGTCGCAGCTTAGCGAGCTGCGTTCCGCCCATCAATCGGCTCCTTTCCCTCACTCAGCAACCGAGCCGCTGCTGGCGCTCCGAGACCCAGGTCACCACACTGCTGACGGCATTGAAGCTGTACCAGTGCACACCGATGATACCGGTGCGGGCTTCGGCTGGCTGGCGAGCGACTTCGTCGAGGAAATCGCCCGGGTCGTACCGCAGTCCGCCACCGGTCAGGAGCCGGCCGACCAGTCCGCGCTGCTTCTCGAGATAGCGGAGCGACGAACCGAGTCCGAGCCGCATGCCGATCCGGATGAGCCGATCGAGCCGCAACGTGCCCGGGAGACCGATGTAGATCGGAAGGGTGAATCCGCGCGCGCGCATCGTGCTGAGCCAGCGGACGAACACCTCTGGATCGAAGACCAGGTTGGTTACCGCATACTGTGCGCACGGCTGTTTGGCCAAGAGGTCGCGTTCCAGGACGTCGGCCGGGATATGCGGGTGTCCCTCAGGGTACGAGGTAATGCCGATCCGGTGCGGTCGTGGATCGAGTTCGACGACGGCCTTGACGAGGTCGAGCGAGGCGGCGAACTCACCAGCCGGCTGTTCCTGGTCGCCACCGACGATGAAGACCTCATCGACCCCTTCAGCCGAGTACTGCCGCCAGAGGTCAGCCAGTTGCGCGCGGTCGCGGATCGCGCGCGCGGCGAGATGCGGAACGACGCGATATCCGGCCCGCCGGAGTGCTATGGCCGTGTGCAGCGTTCCTTCGACGCCGCGCTGTGGGGAACTCGTCACCGCCAAGGTGGCATGCTTCGGAACCGCTTCGATGACCTTGTCGAGGTCGACATTGGGAAGAACCTCGATGCGCAAGTCGCTTAAGAGCGTACACAGGAACTGCGTATCGGCGGTAGCAGCGTTTGTCGCGGGCCTGTGCGAGTCGGTCATCGGCGCTTCCCTTCGCTCCTTCACACGCCTATTCGCTCTCGCTCTGCCTACAACTGCGACTCGGTTGTGTGGTTCGCCGTGCATCCGGGGCCCAGGGGAAGGTCGAGATGGATGCGACCACCGGGTGCGTTAGTTCAATCCTATAGTAAACGCTCGTCACCATTCCCGCAACCAGCGAGTAGCGTTCGCATGCCAGGAATCTCTGGCGAGTGCCCTACTCTGGTGAGAAAGCCGTGGGTAGTCAGGAGGTCATCCCCAGGCGCGACAACGATACGAGCACGCTGGGCGGCGACACGGACGTCTCTCGCTCCGCTGGCACGAAGGTGGTCGTGCATCGTTCGGTCGAGGAGTTCCGTGGGAAAAGAGCGTACCGGACATCTCTTTGAGATTGGCGAAGTGCGCGGGTCTCGGCGATACTTATCGGCGAGGGCGGATCGGGCCCGGTGGCCTGCACGGTCTTCAAAACCGGTGGGCGGGGTGACGAGCCTCGCCGGTGGGTTCGACTCCCATGCGCCCTCGCCAGGGTTTCCCCATCCCCATGCGGAAACCGTGAGCGGAATCCCTTCCCTGCTCCCCGATACGAGGGGGCTCCATGGGCACAAACCAGCAGGAGCAGGCGGCCTCAACGGTGTCCATCACTGGTGGGAGCAGGCAGCACCTCCCTCCTGGGGTGCGGCAGAAGGGGAACCGGTACGAGGGGCGCGTCAAGGTCAATGGTAAGCAGTACACAGTTTCCGGGGCGACACCTGAGGAGGCGTACCTTGCCCTCCAGCAGTTGAAGGCGAGGTTGAACCAACGATTCCGAAAAGAATCGGCAACTGATCACCGGTTCTGTGAGGAACCGGTGCATGGTCGAGGTTGGCAGCCGTGTGAGCCACTCACCCTGGAGCAGCTGCTGGAGCAGTGGATGCGCACTCATACCGAGTGGAAGCCACGCACCCGCCACGATTACCAGGAACTCGCGGAGCGCTGGGTGTTGCCCCTCCTGGGTAGCCGCTCCCTCTCGGATCTGCAGCCGAGACAGATCGAGGAGCTGCTTGCGTACATGCCCACGCGGCAGGCAGCCAAGGTTTATGCCATGCTGAAGGCAGCTCTCAATGCAGGTTACCGCTGGGGCTTGATCGAGGAGAACCTCATGGAGCGTGTATCTCCGCCGCGCTACAGGACCCCGAGGAAAGCCCTGCCGCCATTGGAGCAGGTGGCGCGGGCACTCGCAGAGAACCGCCACCACCCCTGGTGGCCCTGGTTCGCCCTCGCTGTCTCCACCGGTATGCGGCCTGGGGAGCAAGCTGCCCTCAGATGGGAGGACTGGTCGCCGGAGGAGAACGTGCTCTGGGTGCGGCGCAGTGGACAGTACATCGATGGTACCTGGGTCGAGACGCCACCCAAGACGTATGCCGGAGACCGGCGGATCACCCTGCCCACGCCAGCGCAGGTAGCCCTCCAGGCCCAGCGAGAACGGGTACCAGAGGGTATCTCCCTCGTGTTCCCCAGCCGCACCGGGAAGCCCTACTCGGCTTGGGGCATCAATGATGGCCTCAAACGGTTCTGCCGCGAGTCCGGGCTTCCTCCCCTCACCCCGCACCAGCTCCGCCACTACCATGCATCCATCCTCGTCCAGCAAGGACTCCCGCTCACCCTTATCTCCCGCCGCCTGGGGCACGCCTCGCCAGAGGTCACGGCACGCATCTACGCCCACTGGCTCGGAGCCGATGACCGCGCCGCCGCTCAGGCTATCGATGCCACCTTTCCCCCGCTCCCGACATAGGGATACCCCCTATCGCAGCGGCAGACCTGCTGCAGGGTAGCTCCATAAACACGAGGATTCTTGATGGTGGTTTGGGGATACCCCCGGGGGTACCGGCACAGTCCCTTACCTCCCTCACTCCCTCCTCACTCGCTCCTCCCCTGCCCCATGCCCTCACCAGCACTGCCCACGTAGGCAACACCCGCGTCGCCTCGCGGCCACCATCGAAAACCCTCGTCACCATGCGAAAACCACGGCTGCTTCCCTCGAGTAGGACCCGCGTACCCTTCTCCCCTCACCATTGCCTCCCTGTCACCCACCGAATTCGTACCACCTGCACACTAGCCACCCTCCGCGCCTCCAGAAAATCCGCATCGTGGTGCTGATTTTTGCACCACTGGAACCACTGGAAAAACTCTGGTGCGAAACCCCTTGACAACCGGTACCGACTGTGCTATAACGGTACCAGAAGGCAAGAGCGACCCGACGGGGCCGCCAGGAACCTTAACAAGCGAGACAGAAACCTCCGGGTGCTGCGACAGCATCCGGAGACCCTGGAACCGCCGCTGGCTCGCGTGGTACCACACGGTACCAGCAGCCAGCGACGTGGGAGCGGTAGGGCCGCCGGGGTGCGACTCCCCGGGCTCCCAGCAGTGCCGGTTTCAGGGTCCAGAAGGGAGGACCACCATGGTGAACCTCATGCAGCAGGCCGAGGCCATCCGCGAGCTGCGCAAGAACCGCGCCATCCAACTCTTCTACGAGCAGGTGGCCACCACCATCCTCGCCGACGTCATCACGACCACCTGGAAGCGCATCTCCGGTGAGCGCCTCGACGAGACCGACGCAGTCCACCTCGCCCAGGTCGCGATGGAGCAGCTTCCCGACCCGGCCTGGATCGCCATCGGCAGCTGGTTCCGCAGCCGCGACGGCGATCCCCGCGACGAGGAGATCCACGAGGCCGATGCAGAGATCCTCGTCTACCGCCTGGTCGATATGGGCTACCTCCAGTAACCCCTTCCCCAGCGGTGGCAGGTGCGAGTGGGCACCTGCCACGTCGAATGGCACCGAGCCGTTTCGGTGCCAGGGAGACTGGAAGGAGGATCCACGATGGCACGCCTTCGCTCTCTCGAGCTGGAGCTGGCCAAGCTCCTCGACCTCAAGCCCCGCCGCCCACGCCGCAAGCCCCCGACCCGCTCAGCAGTCGAGGCAGCTGCCGTCCAGGGCATCTTCGAGTACCTCTACGATCTGACGCACCGCCGCGAGGCTGCTGCCGCCCAGCGCCTCATTGAGGAACTCGAGGCTATCCCGGAACCCCGCCTCGCTGAAGCGGCTCTCGACTCGATGGAACGGATGCTCATCGAGAAGCACCCTCGCGGCGAGACCATCTTCCGCACCCTCCGCTCCAAGGCACCGGAGCGCCTGGGCCGCGGCTACGCGATGTATCGGATCTTTCAGGACCCAGCGATGGTCGTCGAGGAACTCTTCTACGACTACCTCGATTATCGCCGCTAACCCATAC from the Thermomicrobium sp. 4228-Ro genome contains:
- a CDS encoding DUF6282 family protein, coding for MTMHPTPSERARELVRGAYDLHVHSGPDVMPRRIDDIDLARRFLEVGLAGYVIKSHYVPTAERAAVARAAVPGVQVLGSITLNRAVGGLNPLAVEIAAREGARIVWLPTVDAANERRHLEHAAPGTKLPYWARLQREMREAGFAVPPVEVLGPDGQVVPELRAVLRIIARHGLVLATGHLGRDEIVAVVKAAREEGVRHIVVTHPDFPSQALSVEDQLALAELGAYMEHCFTPLYSGKVAWETAFAHIRAVGPDRVVLSTDLGQPDNPPVEDGLALFADRLLQAGFSEDDIRTMAVRNTVRLATGRDE
- a CDS encoding ABC transporter substrate-binding protein is translated as MRVALATEEAGNYIAVEKGFFREAGLDVELVTTQGTPGEVIPLLAVGDLHLFSGAIVAALVNAKLQGVDVTIVAGEGALERGNVYHAYAVRKELYDQGVRTVADLRGRALAMPSDAGIDLLELKLVLESGGLTLEDIKMQLIRLPDMPAALQNGAVDAAELVEPYATIATKQLGAGVPIVAGDELIDIIGDNFPISVIVAGPPMVQDRPLLEAFLVGYLKGARYYLKALEDPETRAEVVQILKNRTPLKDDALYEQMTWPGVSENGMFDVAKITEAQQLWQQRGKIQRTVPVEQLVDFSFVENAAKQL
- the ligM gene encoding vanillate/3-O-methylgallate O-demethylase, which encodes MARNLQEVFDQAPNIQEYLYNNQTGARVYPVVPPEFTNWRDEQHAWRETVCLFDLSYHMTDLFLRGPDAFALLRQLGINSFEGFEPGQAKQYIPVSPEGYIIGDVILFYLEDGTFQLVGRPSAHNWVQFHAETSGANVTDERDEWSVADPHKPRKTFRFQIQGPNAPKVLEKLLGGPPPEIPFFHFTRVQIAGKTVGLLHHGMSGVSGAEFFGDFADGPAVKAAILEAGKEFGLRQVGSRAYATNGLESGWIPNPLPAIYTSPELQRYREWLPANAYEAVGSLGGSFVSPNIEDYYLTPWDLGYGRLIKFDHDFVGRAALERLKDQPHRKKVTLVWDPDEAARVLSSLVTKPKGQRYKYFDLPLAQYATWMYDAVLNDAGEVVGFSMWTGFSSNEERILSLATIDQEYAKEGTRLRIVWGEPNGGSRKPSVERHVQTDVWVTVGPVPYAEPARRYREQVRRSRQKS
- a CDS encoding formate--tetrahydrofolate ligase, which gives rise to MGGTQLAKLRPVSDIASELGLHPEELELYGPYKAKVRLEAIERLGPPRARYVLVTGITPTPFGEGKTTVSVGLGQAFGRLGLRSIITVRQSSMGPVFGTKGAGAGGGAAQLHPFPDLALHFTGDNHAVTVAHNLLAAVLDNALYQGTTTLDPRTVTWPRVIDLNDRALRQLVLGLGESARTVRLTRFDITPASEVMAILALARDYRDLRQRLGRIVVGFTWDGKPVTADDLGAAGAMAALLVDALKPNLVQTSEGTAALVHAGPFGNIATGTSSVVADMLATRLGDVVITEAGFGTDLGAEKFFHLKCRSSGLAPHAAVLVASVRALKVQGGKSVREVEQGGEDLAALEAGLPNLIKHIENLKTFGVPAVVAINRFPSDTSRELELVGKAAIDAGASDAAVVEVYSRGGEGGIDLAQAVLRAAASEPAFKPVYELDWPLEQKVEAIARTIYGAAGVHFSAAARRQLEELARHGYDKLPVCMAKTPISLSADPNLLGRPEGFTVEVRELRLFAGAGYVVVLLNDIQTMPGLGRKPRAAQIDIDEHGNILGVS
- a CDS encoding methylenetetrahydrofolate reductase, which encodes MTDSHRPATNAATADTQFLCTLLSDLRIEVLPNVDLDKVIEAVPKHATLAVTSSPQRGVEGTLHTAIALRRAGYRVVPHLAARAIRDRAQLADLWRQYSAEGVDEVFIVGGDQEQPAGEFAASLDLVKAVVELDPRPHRIGITSYPEGHPHIPADVLERDLLAKQPCAQYAVTNLVFDPEVFVRWLSTMRARGFTLPIYIGLPGTLRLDRLIRIGMRLGLGSSLRYLEKQRGLVGRLLTGGGLRYDPGDFLDEVARQPAEARTGIIGVHWYSFNAVSSVVTWVSERQQRLGC
- a CDS encoding tyrosine-type recombinase/integrase — protein: MGTNQQEQAASTVSITGGSRQHLPPGVRQKGNRYEGRVKVNGKQYTVSGATPEEAYLALQQLKARLNQRFRKESATDHRFCEEPVHGRGWQPCEPLTLEQLLEQWMRTHTEWKPRTRHDYQELAERWVLPLLGSRSLSDLQPRQIEELLAYMPTRQAAKVYAMLKAALNAGYRWGLIEENLMERVSPPRYRTPRKALPPLEQVARALAENRHHPWWPWFALAVSTGMRPGEQAALRWEDWSPEENVLWVRRSGQYIDGTWVETPPKTYAGDRRITLPTPAQVALQAQRERVPEGISLVFPSRTGKPYSAWGINDGLKRFCRESGLPPLTPHQLRHYHASILVQQGLPLTLISRRLGHASPEVTARIYAHWLGADDRAAAQAIDATFPPLPT